The nucleotide sequence GCTATTAACGACCGATGCCGCCGGCAATGTGGTATGGCTAAATAAGAACGAGCTAGGTGCTACCCAGGCAGACCAGTCTACCATTACAGGGGCGGGCACATTGGCAGACCCTATAAAAGTTGGGAGCACTGTATTGGGCGACATTTTGGCCAATGCCACTGCAATTACAACCAAGGAAGATGTGGCCAACAAATCGGATGATACGGCCCTTGGAAACTCTACCACCCTCTACCCCACCCAAAATGCGGTAAAGACCTATGTGGACCAATTGGCAGGAGCGGCCAGCACTTTAGCAGATGGAAATATTTTTGTAGGCAGTGCCGGCAATGTGGCCACAGGAGTCCCCATGGGCGGGGATGCTACTATTGACAATACCGGCTTGGTGACTATTGCCGATCTTGCGATAACTTCCCCAAAAATAGCCCTTAACGCCGTGGGACAGCCCCATTTAGCTGACAATGCGGTTATCTCCAATAAAATATTGAACGGCAATGTTACCCCCATAAAAATCCAACCAGGAGCCGCCAATCAGATCATGACTACAAATACGCTTGGGGTGGTGACCTGGCAACCCATTTCTGCAGTGGGCGGAAACCAGGATTTAGCTAGTGTACTAGGTTTTGGAACCAGTGCCGGAAACAACCAAATAAACAATTTAGCAGACCCTACAGCACCACAGGATGCAGCAACGCAGGCGTATGTGGATGCCCAGGTTGGCGGTTCTGCACAGACTATTGTGAGTGGTGATACCCCAAATTCTATAATATCTGGAACGGATGGAGGCGCCCTATATAATGATTTAGATTCGGACCCTTCAAACGAAATAGAACTACCGGCTGGTGGAAACGCAGGACAGGTACTTTCCACTGATGGGTCTGGGGGGTATACCTGGATTGACGACAATGGTGGCACTGATACTGATGAGCAACAATTGACTCTAGAAGCAGGCAATCTTCTTACATTGGAAAACGGAGGTGTACCTATAAATCTTACAGCTTTTTTGGATAATACCGATTCACAAAACGCCGCGGCTGTCCCAGTAGCAGCAACGCCAGCTAATTATACGGCTGGTGCCGCCAATGTTGAAGCCCATTTAGCGGGTATCGATGCTGCAATTGGTGCGGTTGGAGGTAATCAAGATTTAGCCAGTGTCTTGGGAAATGGAACGAGCGCTGGAAACAATCAAATAAACAATTTATCTGACCCTACAGCCCCGCAGGATGCAGCTACAATGGCATATGTCTTGAGCCAAGCAGCTGATGGCTCTGAAACAATTATTGATGCTATTAATTCGACTATAGGGGTAACTGGAACTGGAACAAGTGTGAATCCATATGTATTGACAGGCGCCGCTGGAAACCCTGCCGCAGCGGATGTCACTTTTGCGCCATATTTATCTCTCATATCAACCAACACTCAGGCCGCAATTGAGGAGTTGAAAGATGAATTAAATGCCAATATTATTTCAGGGGGAGGAAATCCAACTGATGAATTACAAGATTTACAACTGACTGGAGGTATTTTAACATTGACCAATCCGGCAACGGGTGGAAACCAGGTAGATCTTGATACCGAATTCGCTACCGATGCTGAGCTATTGGCAGCAAGTGCTGACGGATCGGAGACAATAATAAATCCCAGTGCAACAGTCTCAGTAGCAGGGACAGGTACATCAGGAGATCCTTATGTTCTTACAAGTATCGGGGCAGATGGGTCAGAGACAGTAGTTAACGGAAGTACGACCGTAACTGTAACGGGTACAGGAACAACGGGAGACCCATATGTCCTGACAAGCGCTGACACTTCCGACGGGTCCGAAACCATCATAAACAATAGTGCCACAGTAACCGTCGCAGGAACAGGAACAACGGGTGACCCATATGTCCTGACAAGCGCCGACACTTCCGACGGGTCCGAAACCATCATAAACAATAGTGCCACAGTAACCGTCGCAGGAACAGGAACAACGGGAGACCCGTATATTCTTACAAGTACTGGAGCCGATGGGTCGGAGACAGTGGTTAACGGAAGTACTACAGTAACAGTTACGGGAACAGGGACATCGGGAGATCCATATGTCCTAACTAGCGCCGACACTTCCGACGGGTCCGAAACCATCATAAACAACAGTGCCACAGTAACCGTCGCTGGAACAGGAACAACCGGGGACCCTTATATTCTCACTAGTACGGGAGCCGATGGGTCGGAGACAGTGGTTAACGGAAGTACTACAGTAACAGTTACGGGAACAGGGACATCGGGAGATCCATATGTCCTAACTAGCGCCGACACTTCCGACGGGTCCGAAACCATCATAAACAACAGTGCCACAGTAACCGTCGCTGGAACAGGAACAACCGGGGACCCTTATATTCTCACTAGTACGGGAGCCGATGGGTCGGAGACAGTGGTTAACGGAAGTACTACAGTAACAGTTACGGGAACAGGGACATCGGGAGATCCATATGTCCTAACTAGCGCCGACACCTCCGACGGGTCCGAAACGATCATAAACAACAGTGCCACAGTAACCGTCGCAGGAACAGGAACAACCGGGGACCCTTATATTCTCACTAGTACGGGAGCCGATGGGTCAGAGACAGTGGTTAACGGAAGTACTACAGTAACAGTTACGGGAACAGGGACATCGGGAGATCCATATGTCCTAACAAGCGCCGACACCTCGGATGGATCCGAAACGATCATAAACACAAGTGCAACGGTAACCGTAGCGGGTAGCGGGACAACAGGCGACCCGTATATTCTTACCAGCCTTGGAGGGGCAGATGGGTCAGAGACCATTGTAAACGGAAGTACTACAGTAACAGTTACGGGAACAGGGACAACTGGAGACCCTTATATTCTCACTAGTACGGGAGCCGATGGGTCAGAGACAGTGGTTAACGGAAGTACTACAGTAACAGTTACGGGAACAGGGACATCGGGAGATCCATATGTCCTAACTAGCGTCGACACCTCGGATGGGTCCGAAACGATTATAAATAACAGTGCAACAGTAACCGTAGCAGGTACGGGAACTACTGGAGATCCTTATATTCTCACAAGTCTTGGCGGTGCAGATGGATCTGAGACCATTGTAAACGGAAGTGCAACAGTGACAGTAACAGGTTCTGGAACTGGAGCCGACCCCTATGTCCTGGCAAGTGTTGATACTTCGGATGGGTCCGAGACGATCATAAACAATAGTGCCACGGTAACAGTGGCCGGAACCGGGACCACCGGGGACCCCTATATT is from Arenibacter algicola and encodes:
- a CDS encoding bZIP transcription factor, with the translated sequence MKYIHFFFCLLLGMAVQAQIKIGDNPQNIDPSSVLELESSSRVLVITRVNTAQMNAIIPSAGALVYNTDVECIHYYTGVEWKDICDAVAGSITFTSDDGTVVITSTGGNNYDLKVGQITGMNIVNETVFGADIATATIGERQLAPNSVGSSELQDNTVGKDEIQEAAVGTLEIIDGTIKPEDMEPGAFDQLLTTDAAGNVVWLNKNELGATQADQSTITGAGTLADPIKVGSTVLGDILANATAITTKEDVANKSDDTALGNSTTLYPTQNAVKTYVDQLAGAASTLADGNIFVGSAGNVATGVPMGGDATIDNTGLVTIADLAITSPKIALNAVGQPHLADNAVISNKILNGNVTPIKIQPGAANQIMTTNTLGVVTWQPISAVGGNQDLASVLGFGTSAGNNQINNLADPTAPQDAATQAYVDAQVGGSAQTIVSGDTPNSIISGTDGGALYNDLDSDPSNEIELPAGGNAGQVLSTDGSGGYTWIDDNGGTDTDEQQLTLEAGNLLTLENGGVPINLTAFLDNTDSQNAAAVPVAATPANYTAGAANVEAHLAGIDAAIGAVGGNQDLASVLGNGTSAGNNQINNLSDPTAPQDAATMAYVLSQAADGSETIIDAINSTIGVTGTGTSVNPYVLTGAAGNPAAADVTFAPYLSLISTNTQAAIEELKDELNANIISGGGNPTDELQDLQLTGGILTLTNPATGGNQVDLDTEFATDAELLAASADGSETIINPSATVSVAGTGTSGDPYVLTSIGADGSETVVNGSTTVTVTGTGTTGDPYVLTSADTSDGSETIINNSATVTVAGTGTTGDPYVLTSADTSDGSETIINNSATVTVAGTGTTGDPYILTSTGADGSETVVNGSTTVTVTGTGTSGDPYVLTSADTSDGSETIINNSATVTVAGTGTTGDPYILTSTGADGSETVVNGSTTVTVTGTGTSGDPYVLTSADTSDGSETIINNSATVTVAGTGTTGDPYILTSTGADGSETVVNGSTTVTVTGTGTSGDPYVLTSADTSDGSETIINNSATVTVAGTGTTGDPYILTSTGADGSETVVNGSTTVTVTGTGTSGDPYVLTSADTSDGSETIINTSATVTVAGSGTTGDPYILTSLGGADGSETIVNGSTTVTVTGTGTTGDPYILTSTGADGSETVVNGSTTVTVTGTGTSGDPYVLTSVDTSDGSETIINNSATVTVAGTGTTGDPYILTSLGGADGSETIVNGSATVTVTGSGTGADPYVLASVDTSDGSETIINNSATVTVAGTGTTGDPYILTSLGGADGSETIVNGSTTVTVTGTGTSGDPYVLTSADTSDGSETIINNSATVTVAGTGTTGDPYILTSLGGADGSETIVNGSATVTVTGSGTGADPYVLTSVDTSDGSETIINNSATVTVAGTGTTGNPYILTSLGAAVTADETTITGDGTTGNELQLVDGGITALQLADGAIVGGIGGSIFDNSITAADLAPNSVDQSELQADSVGESELIDQAVTPAKIEPGNADQILRTNAAGTAVSWVDLPATGGTTELADQNTITGDGTTGNEFQVANGGIDTQQLAADAVTSAQIANGTIVNADISGSADIDGSKINPAFTADISTTGNLQVDGNVNVTGTHSPVPDYVFQKYYLGTSILNKNYTFNSLAEIEKHIKKKHHLPGIKSAKEIKEQGFWNLGEASRINLEKIEELFLHTIEQEKKIDQLKNENESLSAELQSLRKDMDEIKALLQNKN